The Bacteroidota bacterium genome includes a region encoding these proteins:
- a CDS encoding biopolymer transporter ExbD has translation MAIKRTTKINAEFSMSSLTDIIFLLLIFFMLTSTFVAPNAIKLLLPKATGQTMSTQSVTVSVNENLEYFVEDQQVSLNQISTVLDQYLTGSENEAIVLRADKSIDYGDFVNVLKACNNKSARVVIATRPD, from the coding sequence ATGGCAATTAAAAGAACTACAAAAATTAATGCAGAATTTAGTATGTCCTCTCTTACGGACATAATATTTCTATTACTGATTTTCTTTATGCTAACATCCACATTTGTTGCACCCAATGCAATTAAATTGCTATTACCAAAAGCAACAGGACAAACAATGTCCACACAAAGTGTTACAGTATCGGTAAATGAAAATCTTGAATACTTTGTTGAAGACCAACAAGTATCTTTGAATCAGATAAGTACAGTTCTTGACCAATATCTTACAGGGTCTGAAAATGAAGCTATAGTATTACGAGCAGACAAAAGCATAGATTATGGAGATTTCGTAAACGTTTTAAAAGCATGCAATAATAAGTCTGCAAGAGTCGTTATAGCCACTAGACCTGATTAA